The following proteins are co-located in the Polymorphospora rubra genome:
- a CDS encoding DUF1702 family protein, which translates to MQKANKPVRNDLGAFPVQSWPLPMRMADFEHRGFRCTRPEARALLERHARSFLTGFNLAARNRGDLHGPLAAVTAEERGFAYEGAAMFASMLDVVPARRRALSQLLAGPGDGYTHLIHVGAGWTFAPMRLPLPRLPVTPLLRWLALDGAGFAETFFGGPAALTRRCARHTGERWEAVVAGCGRALWFLESADVDGIAAAIERQPFAARAPLWSGIGLACGYAGGVSPQEMDRLPVAAGVHAPHLRQGVTFAAGARVRAGIVPDHTTLACQRLVGVSAETAAGWTDTDAEDLLTSTELPAYMEWRARLRRRCDARF; encoded by the coding sequence TTGCAGAAAGCCAACAAGCCTGTGCGCAACGATCTCGGCGCGTTTCCCGTTCAGTCCTGGCCGCTGCCCATGCGGATGGCGGACTTCGAACACCGCGGCTTCCGGTGCACCCGCCCGGAGGCCAGGGCGCTGCTCGAACGGCACGCCCGCAGCTTCCTCACCGGGTTCAACCTCGCCGCCCGCAACCGTGGCGACCTCCACGGTCCGCTGGCCGCGGTGACCGCCGAGGAACGCGGGTTCGCGTACGAGGGTGCCGCCATGTTCGCCTCCATGCTCGACGTCGTGCCGGCCCGCCGGCGGGCCCTGAGCCAGCTGCTCGCCGGACCCGGCGACGGCTACACCCACCTGATCCACGTCGGCGCCGGCTGGACGTTCGCGCCCATGCGGCTCCCGCTGCCCAGGCTGCCGGTCACCCCGCTGCTGCGCTGGCTGGCGCTCGACGGCGCCGGCTTCGCCGAGACCTTCTTCGGCGGGCCGGCGGCGCTGACCCGGCGCTGTGCCCGCCACACCGGCGAGCGCTGGGAGGCGGTCGTCGCCGGCTGCGGCCGGGCGCTGTGGTTCCTCGAGTCCGCCGACGTCGACGGCATCGCCGCCGCGATCGAACGGCAGCCGTTCGCCGCTCGCGCTCCACTGTGGAGCGGCATCGGGCTGGCCTGCGGCTACGCCGGCGGGGTCAGCCCGCAGGAGATGGACCGGCTGCCGGTCGCCGCCGGGGTGCACGCCCCGCACCTGCGCCAGGGCGTCACCTTCGCCGCCGGCGCCCGGGTCCGCGCCGGCATCGTGCCCGACCACACCACGCTGGCCTGCCAGCGCCTGGTCGGCGTCTCGGCGGAGACCGCCGCCGGCTGGACCGACACCGACGCCGAAGACCTGCTGACGTCGACGGAACTGCCCGCGTACATGGAGTGGCGGGCCAGGCTGCGCCGCCGCTGCGACGCGCGCTTCTGA
- a CDS encoding class I SAM-dependent methyltransferase: protein MVSALDTAAVLRQQRANWDAVAAGWRTWTVPFERGAAVVTDRLIGLGGVRAGGRVLDLGTGAGEPARTAAAVVVPGGRVVGVDPSPVMIEAARERCAGLGVEFVVGDVGAPELADQRFDTVLARWSLMFAADRVDNLAKARRLLVPGGVLAAAVWGPPPAVPMISLGFAVVSAELALAPPPPGPGPFTMADPEQVVAEFTAAGLRDVTVHEQVVPFELDSVDDFVRFTRDVLPPRMRQVIQEHRGSVDDPAVWAAVGRAANRFVNADGRVELPSTAYCVRAVAPGAGG, encoded by the coding sequence ATGGTTTCGGCACTGGACACGGCGGCCGTACTGCGCCAGCAGCGGGCGAACTGGGACGCGGTCGCCGCCGGCTGGCGGACCTGGACGGTGCCGTTCGAGCGGGGCGCCGCCGTGGTGACCGACCGGCTGATCGGGCTCGGCGGGGTACGGGCCGGCGGTCGGGTGCTGGACCTGGGCACCGGTGCGGGTGAACCGGCGCGGACCGCCGCCGCGGTCGTGGTGCCCGGCGGCCGGGTGGTCGGCGTCGACCCGTCACCCGTGATGATCGAGGCCGCCCGGGAGCGGTGTGCCGGACTCGGGGTGGAGTTCGTGGTCGGCGACGTCGGCGCACCGGAACTGGCCGACCAGCGGTTCGACACCGTACTGGCCCGCTGGTCGCTGATGTTCGCCGCCGACCGGGTCGACAACCTCGCCAAGGCACGGCGCCTGCTGGTGCCCGGCGGGGTGCTGGCCGCCGCCGTGTGGGGGCCGCCGCCGGCCGTACCCATGATCAGTCTCGGGTTCGCGGTCGTCTCCGCCGAACTCGCGCTGGCACCGCCGCCACCGGGACCCGGTCCATTCACGATGGCCGACCCCGAGCAGGTGGTGGCCGAGTTCACCGCCGCCGGGCTGCGCGACGTGACGGTGCACGAGCAGGTGGTGCCGTTCGAACTGGACTCGGTCGACGACTTCGTCCGGTTCACCCGCGACGTGCTGCCGCCCCGGATGCGTCAGGTGATCCAGGAACACCGGGGCTCGGTGGACGACCCGGCGGTGTGGGCGGCGGTCGGGCGGGCCGCGAACCGGTTCGTGAACGCGGACGGCCGGGTCGAACTGCCGTCGACGGCGTACTGCGTGCGGGCCGTCGCCCCGGGGGCGGGCGGATGA
- a CDS encoding aminotransferase class V-fold PLP-dependent enzyme, producing the protein MTTDTAGTNHRSSAPEGIDGSLDDPSVRRRIRELFLLDPSTVHLDTATVGSPPRPVLDELGAADRELARAPRDPYDDSALLDVRTVLAGGYGCAPDEICVAGSAIDANTRVLNGLDLAAGDEVVSTDHECFTIRTPLNALVNRRGVVVRRAVLRVGPDQRAEEIVAAFEAAIGPRTKVLQWPAVSLTTGTVFPSRLLAELAQRHGLVSVVDGAQLAGQLELDLHALGVDFLTGSGAKFQCGPQGTAFVYARNRVLRRHNPLPLPVFWPAPSLAYPAQGGLPPRTGTAEPAYDLADLMQRADTVDLSRAAALRLSCQLWDRIGRAEIGRYVRALGDRLRSGIADHFGTSALYNSVEDPRLRCGMVAFTPFRDAAGEPAEMARFGEFAARLRDEYRISVAVTGFAPPDNSGFRFAIRISPHLYNTYDEIDAAVAAMAALAAHPR; encoded by the coding sequence GTGACCACAGACACGGCCGGCACGAACCATCGGTCGTCGGCGCCGGAGGGGATCGACGGCTCGTTGGACGACCCGTCGGTCCGGCGCCGGATCCGGGAGCTGTTCCTGCTCGACCCGTCGACCGTCCACCTCGACACGGCCACCGTGGGCTCGCCGCCCCGGCCGGTGCTGGATGAGCTGGGCGCCGCCGACCGGGAACTCGCCCGGGCGCCGCGCGACCCGTACGACGACAGCGCCCTGCTCGACGTGCGGACCGTCCTGGCCGGCGGGTACGGCTGCGCGCCGGACGAGATCTGCGTGGCCGGCAGCGCCATCGACGCCAACACCCGGGTCCTCAACGGGCTGGACTTGGCCGCGGGGGACGAGGTGGTCAGCACCGACCACGAGTGCTTCACCATCCGTACCCCACTGAACGCGCTGGTCAACCGGCGTGGCGTGGTGGTTCGTCGGGCCGTTCTGCGGGTCGGGCCGGACCAGCGGGCCGAGGAGATCGTCGCCGCCTTCGAGGCCGCGATCGGGCCACGTACGAAGGTCCTGCAGTGGCCGGCGGTGAGCCTGACCACCGGGACCGTGTTCCCCAGCCGGCTGCTGGCCGAGCTCGCCCAACGGCACGGCCTGGTGTCGGTGGTCGACGGCGCGCAGCTGGCCGGCCAGCTGGAACTGGACCTGCACGCGCTCGGGGTGGACTTCCTGACCGGCTCGGGGGCGAAGTTCCAGTGCGGCCCGCAGGGCACCGCCTTCGTCTACGCCCGCAACCGGGTGCTGCGGCGGCACAACCCGCTTCCGCTGCCGGTGTTCTGGCCGGCGCCGTCGCTGGCGTACCCGGCGCAGGGTGGGCTGCCGCCGCGCACCGGCACCGCGGAGCCCGCGTACGACCTGGCCGACCTGATGCAGCGGGCGGACACCGTCGACCTGTCGCGGGCCGCCGCCCTGCGGTTGTCGTGTCAGCTCTGGGACCGGATCGGCCGGGCCGAGATCGGCCGGTACGTCCGCGCGCTCGGTGATCGGCTGCGGTCCGGCATCGCCGACCACTTCGGTACGTCGGCGCTCTACAACTCGGTCGAGGACCCCCGGCTGCGCTGCGGGATGGTCGCCTTCACACCGTTTCGGGACGCCGCCGGCGAGCCCGCCGAAATGGCGAGATTCGGCGAGTTCGCCGCCCGGCTGCGTGACGAATACCGGATTTCCGTGGCGGTGACCGGGTTTGCTCCGCCCGACAATTCAGGTTTCCGTTTTGCGATCCGGATCTCGCCACACCTTTACAACACCTACGACGAAATTGATGCGGCGGTGGCCGCGATGGCGGCCCTGGCAGCCCACCCGCGCTGA
- a CDS encoding FG-GAP repeat domain-containing protein translates to MPKALRLALAPVLGVVLCIALGLLVSRPALGDAERARTADRFGFSVQNLNSAPPDARYMRPVAPALWGLRAWISAVGAAVGLADLSGQGRATDACLVDPRDDSVTVRPVPGAGGPAYAPFKLHPTGLPYDATMAPMGCVPADLDEDGDQDIIVYYWGRSPVLFVNTAGATTTPTTGTFRAVEMVVPMQVWNSTGLNVADVDGDGHLDVMVANYFPDEGKVLDPDITNEARIAMQDSMALAANAGMNRLYLARPTGQPDTLPVLTDASTAIPERAGTSWTLAIGFQDLTGDHLPEVYLANDFGPDHLLVNHSTPGKARFEAVVGDRDMVTPKSLVLGRDSFKGMGITYTYDRGSELPMMVVSNITHNFGLHESNFAFVPDGKGEDLLRGKVPFRNDSEQLGLSRSGWGWDIKSGDFDNDGVDELVQATGFIKGEVNRWPLLQELAMGNDGLTRFPVSWPVFGPGDDLSGHQHNPFWIRGSDGRYTDLAKDVGLGAQDVSRGLAFGDVNGDGKLDMLVANQWEDSRVLINEGPAGPGVALRLEMPAGTGTRPAIGAKIEVHDPEGVRRTQFFPANGHAGVSAAEVSMALPSAGSTPATITWRAGTTVHRAEVQLTPGRHTILLTPNGTAELR, encoded by the coding sequence ATGCCGAAAGCCCTACGGCTTGCGCTTGCCCCGGTGTTGGGGGTGGTGCTGTGCATCGCGCTCGGGTTGCTGGTCAGCCGACCAGCGCTCGGTGACGCCGAACGCGCGCGGACCGCGGACCGCTTCGGGTTCTCCGTACAGAACCTCAACTCCGCCCCACCCGACGCGCGGTACATGCGGCCGGTCGCCCCGGCACTGTGGGGGCTGCGCGCGTGGATCTCCGCCGTCGGCGCGGCCGTCGGCCTGGCCGACCTGAGCGGGCAGGGCCGGGCCACCGACGCCTGCCTGGTCGACCCCCGCGACGACTCGGTGACGGTGCGGCCGGTGCCCGGCGCCGGCGGGCCGGCGTACGCCCCGTTCAAGCTGCACCCGACCGGGCTGCCGTACGACGCCACGATGGCGCCGATGGGCTGCGTGCCGGCGGACCTCGACGAGGACGGCGACCAGGACATCATCGTCTACTACTGGGGCCGCTCGCCGGTGCTGTTCGTCAACACCGCCGGCGCCACCACGACCCCGACCACGGGCACCTTCCGGGCCGTCGAGATGGTCGTACCGATGCAGGTCTGGAACTCCACCGGCCTCAACGTCGCCGACGTCGACGGGGACGGCCACCTCGACGTGATGGTGGCCAACTACTTCCCGGACGAGGGCAAGGTCCTCGACCCCGACATCACCAACGAGGCCCGCATCGCCATGCAGGACTCGATGGCGCTGGCCGCGAACGCCGGTATGAACCGGCTCTACCTGGCCCGGCCGACCGGCCAGCCGGACACCCTGCCCGTGCTGACCGACGCCTCCACCGCCATCCCGGAGCGGGCCGGCACCTCGTGGACGCTCGCGATCGGCTTCCAGGACCTGACCGGGGACCACCTGCCGGAGGTCTATCTCGCCAACGACTTCGGCCCCGACCACCTGCTGGTCAACCACTCCACGCCCGGCAAGGCGCGGTTCGAGGCCGTGGTCGGCGACCGGGACATGGTCACGCCGAAGTCGCTGGTGCTCGGCCGGGACTCGTTCAAGGGCATGGGTATCACCTACACCTACGACCGGGGCAGCGAACTGCCGATGATGGTCGTCAGCAACATCACCCACAACTTCGGGCTGCACGAGAGCAACTTCGCCTTCGTGCCCGACGGCAAGGGTGAGGACCTGCTGCGCGGCAAGGTGCCGTTCCGCAACGACAGCGAGCAGCTCGGCCTGTCCCGGTCCGGCTGGGGCTGGGACATCAAGTCCGGCGACTTCGACAACGACGGCGTCGACGAACTGGTCCAGGCGACCGGCTTCATCAAGGGCGAGGTCAACCGCTGGCCGCTGCTGCAGGAACTGGCGATGGGCAACGACGGCCTGACCCGCTTCCCGGTGTCCTGGCCGGTGTTCGGTCCCGGGGACGACCTCTCCGGCCACCAGCACAACCCCTTCTGGATACGCGGATCCGACGGCCGGTACACCGATCTGGCCAAGGACGTGGGCCTCGGCGCGCAGGACGTGTCCCGGGGACTCGCGTTCGGTGACGTCAACGGCGACGGCAAGCTCGACATGCTGGTGGCCAACCAGTGGGAGGACTCCCGGGTCCTGATCAACGAAGGTCCGGCCGGACCGGGTGTGGCCCTGCGGCTGGAGATGCCGGCCGGCACGGGTACCCGCCCGGCGATCGGCGCCAAGATCGAGGTGCACGACCCGGAGGGCGTCCGCCGCACCCAGTTCTTCCCGGCCAACGGCCACGCCGGCGTCTCCGCCGCCGAGGTCTCGATGGCCCTGCCCTCGGCCGGCTCGACCCCGGCGACCATCACCTGGCGGGCCGGCACCACGGTGCACCGGGCCGAGGTCCAGCTGACCCCGGGCCGGCACACGATTCTCCTCACCCCGAACGGAACGGCGGAGCTGCGATGA
- a CDS encoding trans-sulfuration enzyme family protein: MRFDTRLVHVGQDPTPGTGDVVPPLHLATTYERSAQETPRYFYGRGENPTREALEAALASLEDVGYASVYSSGQAAAATVLSLLRPGQRLVASDDVYGGTWSLMQTLRRYDVHVEHVDLTDPAVVAALADPARFPDLAMVWVESPTNPLLKIADLADVSAHAHHRDALVVVDNTVCSPAGQQPLRFGADVSLYSTTKSIAGHLDVMGGALVCADPRLHAAFVDHRTVAGNVPGGLDCYLVHRGLKTLSLRVERQSRTAEAIARALTGEPLVGRVHYPGLPDHPGHEVARRQMAGPGSMISFEYRADPEKLMGRTGLFACAVSLGGVRSLIECPALMTHRPVPREVRLRSGVTDDLIRLSVGIEDPADLLEDLLSAIRAG, from the coding sequence ATGAGGTTCGACACCCGCCTGGTGCACGTCGGCCAGGACCCGACGCCCGGCACCGGGGACGTGGTCCCGCCACTGCACCTGGCGACGACGTACGAACGGTCGGCGCAGGAGACGCCCCGCTATTTCTACGGGCGCGGCGAGAACCCGACCCGGGAGGCCCTGGAGGCCGCACTGGCCTCCCTGGAGGACGTCGGGTACGCCAGCGTCTACTCCTCCGGACAGGCGGCCGCGGCGACGGTGCTGTCCCTGCTGCGGCCCGGTCAGCGCCTGGTCGCCTCCGACGACGTGTACGGCGGTACCTGGTCGCTGATGCAGACGCTGCGCCGGTACGACGTACACGTCGAGCACGTCGACCTGACCGATCCGGCGGTGGTGGCGGCCCTGGCCGACCCGGCGCGGTTTCCGGACCTGGCGATGGTGTGGGTCGAGTCGCCGACCAACCCGCTGCTGAAGATCGCCGACCTGGCCGACGTGTCGGCGCACGCCCACCACCGCGACGCGCTGGTCGTCGTCGACAACACCGTGTGCAGCCCGGCGGGGCAACAGCCGCTGCGCTTCGGCGCGGACGTCAGCCTCTACAGCACCACCAAGTCGATCGCCGGGCATCTCGACGTGATGGGCGGGGCGCTGGTCTGCGCCGACCCACGGCTGCACGCGGCCTTCGTCGACCACCGCACCGTCGCCGGCAACGTGCCCGGCGGGCTGGACTGCTATCTGGTCCACCGCGGTCTGAAGACCCTCTCGCTGCGGGTCGAGCGGCAGTCCCGGACCGCGGAGGCGATCGCGCGGGCACTCACCGGTGAACCGCTCGTCGGCCGGGTGCACTATCCCGGCCTGCCCGACCACCCCGGGCACGAGGTCGCCCGCCGGCAGATGGCCGGCCCGGGATCGATGATCAGCTTCGAGTACCGCGCCGATCCGGAGAAGCTGATGGGGCGTACCGGGCTGTTCGCCTGTGCGGTCAGCCTCGGCGGCGTGCGGTCGCTGATCGAGTGCCCGGCGCTGATGACCCACCGGCCGGTTCCCCGCGAGGTCCGGCTGCGGTCCGGCGTCACCGACGACCTGATCCGCCTCTCCGTCGGGATCGAGGATCCGGCGGACCTGCTGGAGGACCTGCTCAGCGCGATCCGGGCCGGCTGA